In one Sandaracinaceae bacterium genomic region, the following are encoded:
- a CDS encoding DUF2804 family protein — protein MPQPLPPAPDKAYDPDSYRGRVGAYAGQIHEVRWGYYKGWPHGQVRRAIVRKRWFQVVLHAGAETLLVRIQDNGTLGTGRALLLNRETGAVLALSQQAAPLRKLVVGPDAGEGTKAFLRAGEADVHLTREKGASAWTLGLRWGDFQGELTLDSAGAPTPSIVIGAARPPLAHRPALTQRAPFLKVAGSVSIAGRALPLGDTFAEVTYYNAFLPKLTRGRVLSAQGLVGGRPAALACTRGELHGEQQEATLFVDGQPHGLGSLQLLDDGRVLGDGLALSFTARAVHSADERRMGGRIHHQSTWTAGQLEGALTLPSGERADIRWPALLEDHRLLR, from the coding sequence GTGCCACAGCCACTCCCCCCCGCGCCCGACAAGGCCTACGACCCCGACTCCTACCGCGGCCGCGTGGGCGCCTACGCCGGGCAGATCCACGAGGTGCGCTGGGGCTACTACAAGGGCTGGCCACACGGGCAGGTGCGCCGCGCCATCGTGCGCAAGCGCTGGTTCCAGGTGGTGCTGCACGCGGGCGCCGAGACGCTGCTGGTGCGCATCCAGGACAACGGCACGCTGGGCACCGGCCGCGCGCTGCTGCTGAACCGTGAGACGGGCGCGGTGCTGGCGCTCTCCCAGCAGGCGGCCCCGCTGCGCAAGCTGGTGGTGGGTCCCGACGCGGGCGAAGGCACCAAGGCGTTCCTGCGCGCGGGTGAAGCGGACGTGCACCTCACGCGCGAGAAGGGCGCGAGCGCATGGACCCTGGGGCTGCGCTGGGGTGACTTCCAAGGGGAGCTGACGCTCGACAGCGCAGGGGCGCCCACGCCGTCCATCGTCATCGGGGCGGCGCGGCCACCGCTCGCTCATCGGCCCGCGCTCACGCAGCGGGCGCCGTTCCTGAAGGTGGCGGGGAGTGTGTCCATCGCGGGGCGTGCCCTCCCGCTGGGCGACACGTTTGCCGAGGTCACCTACTACAACGCGTTCTTGCCCAAGCTCACGCGTGGGCGGGTGCTGAGCGCCCAGGGCCTGGTGGGCGGGCGACCGGCCGCGCTCGCGTGCACGCGCGGTGAGCTCCATGGCGAACAGCAAGAGGCCACGCTCTTCGTGGACGGCCAGCCACATGGGCTCGGGAGCCTCCAGCTGCTGGACGACGGGCGCGTGCTGGGCGATGGCCTCGCGCTCTCGTTCACAGCGCGTGCGGTGCACAGCGCGGACGAGCGCCGCATGGGCGGGCGCATCCACCACCAGAGCACGTGGACCGCAGGCCAGCTCGAAGGCGCGCTGACGCTGCCGAGCGGTGAGCGCGCGGACATCCGCTGGCCCGCGCTGCTGGAGGACCACCGCCTGCTGCGCTGA
- a CDS encoding NADH:flavin oxidoreductase produces the protein MNAAYDKCFQETTVRGLTLRNRFVKAATFEGMTPHGIPGESLTRLHRRMGEGGVALTNIGYCAAESDGRIDDNMMYMHEGVRAPLERLIREVKATGAAVMGQLGHAGTFTKNPLFAGQRPLGPSRSFSPIGLTVNRAVSTAMSTTQIRERVQVFAEAARFMKSVGFDAIEIHFGHGYGISQFISPKTNKRTDSYGGSLENRMRFPLEVLAAVRAAVGEDLPLFGKISMTDGVPGGVTYEDSLTIATLLERGGIDVIICSGGTSSFNPMLLFRGKNIRDGIMRQQKSPFMKLGVKLAGSMLFKDYPYEELFFLEHSRRIRERVSCGVCYVGGAATGESFETLMREGFDFIQLGRALLYDPDLPKNAAGNVGYVNGCSHCNECAVLIEDPNGIRCVERPDNFA, from the coding sequence ATGAATGCCGCCTACGACAAGTGTTTCCAAGAGACCACCGTGCGCGGTCTCACGCTGCGCAACCGCTTCGTGAAGGCCGCCACCTTCGAGGGCATGACGCCGCACGGCATCCCGGGGGAGTCCCTCACGCGGCTGCATCGGCGCATGGGCGAGGGCGGCGTCGCGCTCACCAACATCGGCTACTGCGCGGCGGAGTCGGACGGGCGCATCGACGACAACATGATGTACATGCACGAGGGCGTGCGTGCGCCGCTCGAGCGCTTGATCCGCGAGGTGAAGGCCACGGGCGCCGCGGTCATGGGCCAGCTCGGCCACGCCGGCACGTTCACCAAGAATCCGCTGTTCGCGGGGCAGCGCCCGCTCGGCCCCTCGCGCTCGTTCAGCCCCATTGGCCTCACGGTCAACCGCGCGGTGTCCACGGCCATGAGCACCACGCAGATCCGCGAGCGCGTGCAGGTGTTCGCGGAGGCCGCGCGCTTCATGAAGTCGGTGGGCTTCGACGCCATCGAGATCCACTTCGGTCACGGCTACGGCATCAGCCAGTTCATCAGCCCGAAGACCAACAAGCGCACGGACAGCTACGGCGGCTCGCTCGAGAACCGCATGCGCTTCCCGCTCGAGGTGCTGGCGGCGGTGCGTGCGGCCGTGGGCGAGGACCTCCCGCTGTTCGGCAAGATCAGCATGACCGACGGCGTGCCCGGCGGCGTGACCTACGAGGACTCGCTCACCATCGCGACCCTGCTCGAGCGCGGTGGCATCGACGTCATCATCTGCAGCGGGGGCACCAGCAGCTTCAACCCCATGCTGCTCTTCCGCGGCAAGAACATCCGCGACGGCATCATGCGGCAGCAGAAGAGCCCGTTCATGAAGCTGGGGGTCAAGCTGGCCGGCAGCATGCTCTTCAAGGACTACCCGTACGAGGAGCTGTTCTTCCTCGAGCACTCGCGGCGCATCCGCGAGCGGGTGAGCTGCGGCGTCTGCTACGTGGGCGGCGCGGCCACGGGCGAGAGCTTCGAGACGCTCATGCGCGAGGGCTTCGACTTCATCCAGCTGGGGCGCGCGCTGCTGTACGACCCGGACCTTCCGAAGAACGCGGCGGGCAACGTGGGGTACGTGAACGGGTGTAGCCACTGCAACGAGTGCGCGGTCTTGATCGAAGACCCGAACGGCATCCGCTGCGTGGAGAGGCCGGACAACTTTGCGTAG
- a CDS encoding TetR/AcrR family transcriptional regulator → MSTARKTQAERRAQTQAAVLRSATRLFGAHGYAATSLEQIAADAGTTIRPVYHYFGNKQALFEAVADTLEAQLLAVLVDPAFASGRAGLLDRFRACLGLLAQRDFQRVVLLDAPAVLGKSRWAESPVARAASEVLATLPLGDDPVRAELVRRMAIGALTEAAVALAESTSDAELQQRIDALMGLAALFLPSPVRAR, encoded by the coding sequence ATGTCGACCGCCCGCAAGACCCAGGCCGAGAGGCGCGCCCAGACGCAGGCCGCGGTGCTGCGCAGCGCCACGCGGCTGTTCGGCGCGCACGGCTACGCCGCCACCAGCCTCGAGCAGATCGCGGCGGACGCGGGCACCACCATCCGGCCCGTCTATCATTACTTCGGCAACAAGCAGGCGCTGTTCGAGGCGGTGGCCGACACGCTCGAGGCGCAGCTGCTCGCGGTGCTGGTGGACCCGGCGTTCGCGAGCGGGCGCGCGGGCTTGCTGGACCGCTTTCGCGCGTGCCTCGGGCTCCTGGCGCAGCGTGACTTCCAGCGGGTAGTGCTCCTGGACGCTCCCGCCGTGCTGGGCAAGAGCCGCTGGGCCGAGTCGCCGGTGGCGCGCGCCGCGAGCGAGGTGCTGGCCACGCTGCCGCTCGGAGACGACCCCGTCCGCGCGGAGCTGGTGCGCCGCATGGCCATCGGAGCGCTGACCGAGGCCGCCGTGGCGCTGGCCGAGAGCACGAGCGATGCGGAGCTGCAGCAGCGCATCGACGCGCTGATGGGCCTGGCCGCGCTGTTCCTGCCGAGCCCCGTGCGCGCACGCTGA
- a CDS encoding AraC family transcriptional regulator, whose protein sequence is MRVSITIIRAVLSRAGRYDLDREALLLASGLSPAALEDPTGRVPFEAAARMIELAIERVDTPSLGLQAGANLSAHAMHVVGALLQASGTLREAHTLIERFERLVYDGANHSLAVIDGGAHYRYIHAADTLAERFVVDLALAFTLRTVQHLLLRSDLEPSVARLTYARPDDAAEYEQVFGCPVEFGAEFNEFVIPAELLEFPLMHSDARLAELLERRATELLAAIDGEADLTLSVREALETTADLREVDMDSVAARLGTSRRTLQRRLGDAGTSWKRLFEEEQKRRACAALLSGTHAIKELADELGFTETSAFHRAFRRWTGHTPADYRRTRRPSELPPK, encoded by the coding sequence GTGCGGGTCTCGATCACGATCATCCGGGCGGTGCTGAGCCGCGCCGGCCGCTACGATCTCGACCGCGAGGCGCTGCTGCTCGCTTCAGGGCTCAGCCCGGCTGCGCTCGAGGACCCGACGGGGCGGGTGCCCTTCGAAGCGGCGGCGCGCATGATCGAGCTGGCCATCGAGCGCGTGGACACGCCCAGCCTCGGGCTCCAAGCGGGCGCCAACCTGTCGGCGCACGCCATGCACGTGGTGGGCGCGCTGCTGCAAGCCTCAGGCACCCTGCGTGAGGCCCACACGCTGATCGAGCGCTTCGAACGGCTGGTCTACGACGGCGCGAACCACAGCCTGGCGGTCATCGATGGGGGGGCGCACTACCGCTACATCCACGCGGCCGACACCCTCGCCGAGCGCTTCGTGGTGGACCTGGCGCTGGCCTTCACGCTGCGCACGGTGCAGCACCTGCTGCTGCGCAGCGACCTCGAGCCCAGCGTGGCGCGGCTGACCTACGCGCGCCCGGACGACGCGGCCGAGTACGAGCAGGTCTTCGGCTGCCCGGTCGAGTTCGGGGCCGAGTTCAACGAGTTCGTCATCCCGGCCGAGCTGCTGGAGTTCCCGCTCATGCACTCCGACGCGCGCCTGGCCGAGCTGCTGGAGCGCCGCGCCACCGAGCTGCTGGCGGCCATCGACGGCGAAGCAGACCTCACGCTCAGCGTGCGCGAGGCGCTCGAGACCACGGCCGACCTGCGCGAGGTGGACATGGACAGCGTGGCGGCGCGGCTCGGCACCAGCCGCCGGACGCTGCAGCGGCGGCTGGGCGACGCGGGCACCTCGTGGAAGCGGCTCTTCGAGGAAGAGCAGAAGCGACGGGCGTGCGCGGCGCTGCTCAGCGGGACGCACGCCATCAAGGAGCTTGCGGACGAGCTGGGCTTCACCGAGACCAGCGCGTTTCACCGCGCGTTCCGCCGCTGGACGGGGCACACGCCTGCGGACTACCGGCGCACGCGGCGGCCGTCCGAGCTGCCGCCGAAGTAG
- a CDS encoding DUF1446 domain-containing protein codes for MATHEKASVRIGCAAGFWGDSNAAAGQLVRSGKLDYLVLDYLAEVTMSLLAAARRKDPTAGYATDFVSEVMAPLAHALVERDVKVIANAGGVNPEACRTALQAALSAVGVTRKIAVVLGDDLQPRAPELRPHVLGFDDEPALPLETVSMNAYLGAKPIADALARGADVVITGRVVDSAMVLGPLLHEFGWTLTDYDQLAQGSLAGHIIECGPQCTGGNFTDWHTVPRADDIGYPIVACAADGSFVVEKPPGTGGLVTRFTVGEQVLYEIGDPRAYLLPDVTCDLTGVVLEDLGGDRVRVSGARGHAPSEHYKVSATFVDGQRTTATLMVGGLDARAKGAHLAESILARVRRLLTEQGLADLREARVELLGTEATYGANAQALATREVLVRIACVHDDPRALRLFGKEIAQAATSNVPGIFGFAGGRPKATPRIRLASCLVRKSLVPVSVDLDGVVSVCDLPSSAGTVRALPTEREQESLSGSVPVPLVKLAVARSGDKGDHSNIGVMARAPEYLPFLRAALSEAAVAQHFRHVLHPERGSVTRWELPGFHALNFLLKHALGGGGVASLRMDSQGKAHAQQLLDFPVLVPATLAAALTGADAQ; via the coding sequence ATGGCGACACATGAGAAGGCCTCCGTCCGCATCGGCTGCGCCGCCGGCTTCTGGGGTGATAGCAACGCTGCCGCGGGGCAGCTCGTGCGCTCCGGCAAGCTCGACTACCTGGTGTTGGACTACCTGGCCGAGGTCACCATGTCGCTGCTCGCGGCGGCGCGACGCAAGGACCCCACGGCGGGCTACGCCACCGACTTCGTGAGCGAGGTGATGGCACCGCTGGCGCACGCGCTGGTGGAGCGCGACGTGAAGGTGATCGCCAACGCGGGCGGCGTGAACCCCGAGGCGTGTCGCACAGCGCTGCAAGCGGCGCTCTCGGCGGTGGGTGTCACGCGCAAGATCGCGGTGGTGCTGGGCGACGATCTCCAGCCGCGCGCCCCCGAGCTGCGGCCACACGTGCTCGGCTTCGACGACGAACCGGCGCTCCCGCTCGAGACGGTGAGCATGAACGCCTACCTGGGCGCGAAGCCCATCGCCGACGCCCTCGCGCGTGGCGCCGACGTAGTGATCACTGGGCGCGTAGTGGACTCCGCCATGGTGCTGGGACCGTTGCTGCACGAGTTCGGCTGGACGCTGACCGACTACGACCAGCTCGCGCAAGGCTCCCTCGCGGGGCACATCATCGAGTGCGGCCCCCAGTGCACCGGCGGCAACTTCACCGACTGGCACACGGTCCCGCGGGCCGACGACATCGGCTACCCCATCGTGGCGTGCGCGGCGGACGGAAGCTTCGTGGTGGAGAAGCCACCTGGCACCGGCGGACTCGTCACGCGCTTCACGGTGGGCGAGCAGGTGCTGTACGAGATTGGCGACCCACGCGCCTACCTGCTGCCGGATGTGACCTGCGACCTGACCGGGGTGGTGCTCGAGGACCTCGGCGGCGACCGCGTGCGGGTGAGCGGCGCGCGCGGGCACGCTCCGAGTGAGCACTACAAGGTGTCGGCCACCTTCGTGGACGGCCAGCGCACCACGGCCACGCTCATGGTGGGCGGCCTCGACGCGCGCGCGAAGGGCGCGCACCTGGCGGAGTCCATCCTGGCTCGCGTGCGACGCCTGCTGACGGAGCAGGGGCTCGCCGACCTTCGCGAGGCGCGCGTGGAGCTGCTGGGCACCGAGGCCACCTATGGCGCGAACGCGCAGGCCCTCGCCACGCGCGAGGTGCTGGTGCGCATCGCGTGCGTGCACGACGACCCGCGCGCGCTCCGCCTCTTCGGGAAGGAGATCGCTCAGGCGGCGACCAGCAACGTGCCGGGCATCTTCGGCTTCGCGGGGGGCAGACCGAAGGCGACCCCGCGCATCCGCCTCGCGTCGTGCTTGGTGCGGAAGTCGCTCGTGCCCGTGAGCGTGGACCTCGACGGCGTGGTGAGCGTGTGTGACCTGCCCTCCAGCGCGGGGACGGTGCGCGCCCTGCCCACGGAGCGCGAGCAGGAGTCGCTCTCCGGGAGCGTGCCCGTGCCGCTCGTGAAGCTGGCGGTCGCCCGCAGCGGCGACAAGGGTGATCACTCGAACATCGGAGTCATGGCGCGCGCGCCCGAGTACCTGCCGTTCCTGCGCGCTGCCCTCAGCGAGGCCGCCGTGGCCCAGCACTTCCGCCACGTGCTCCACCCCGAGCGGGGCAGCGTCACGCGCTGGGAGCTGCCGGGCTTCCACGCGCTGAACTTCCTGTTGAAGCACGCGCTCGGCGGGGGCGGCGTGGCCAGCCTGCGCATGGACTCGCAAGGCAAGGCGCACGCCCAGCAGCTGCTCGACTTCCCCGTGCTCGTCCCTGCCACCCTGGCGGCGGCGCTGACGGGAGCTGACGCTCAGTAG
- a CDS encoding alpha/beta fold hydrolase, with amino-acid sequence MAPKQSSLILPFAALLALLALSACDGFGECTVQADPDWTGGADSGVPAVPGPPHPIVLAHGMFGTERYADVVDYWFEIPAALAAAGHTQVFVTSVDPLNNSTVRGAQLAEQIEEILAATGHEQVVIVGHSQGGLDARVVAHDHPELVAAVFTLGTPHGGSPLGQIFVDLLENPVGQPFVDVLEALLGPVLFDEYTDETDFFEALHMFTPEGVASFEAAYPDAPGVDYFSIAGRSSGAGAGVSVCQVPGGAPEFISRWDGERDPLVELAIAEPLVSPFGVMVHDGVVPTHAQKHGAFLGCIPADHLDEVGQLFGDGPGTHVIWGKNDFDYQEFFVGLADHIRAEGY; translated from the coding sequence ATGGCTCCGAAGCAATCCTCTCTCATTCTCCCCTTCGCGGCACTCCTGGCGCTGCTGGCGCTCTCCGCCTGTGACGGCTTCGGCGAATGCACCGTCCAGGCGGACCCCGACTGGACCGGTGGCGCTGACAGCGGCGTTCCCGCCGTGCCCGGGCCCCCGCATCCCATCGTGCTGGCCCACGGGATGTTCGGCACCGAGCGCTACGCGGACGTGGTGGACTACTGGTTCGAGATCCCCGCGGCGCTCGCGGCCGCCGGGCACACGCAGGTGTTCGTGACCAGCGTGGACCCGCTCAACAACTCCACTGTGCGTGGCGCGCAGCTGGCGGAGCAGATCGAGGAGATCCTGGCGGCCACCGGTCACGAGCAGGTGGTGATCGTGGGTCACTCGCAGGGCGGTCTCGACGCGCGGGTCGTGGCGCACGACCACCCGGAGCTCGTGGCGGCGGTGTTCACCTTGGGCACGCCACACGGCGGCAGCCCGCTCGGGCAGATCTTCGTGGACCTGCTGGAGAACCCGGTGGGCCAGCCGTTCGTGGACGTGCTCGAGGCCCTGCTGGGGCCCGTGCTGTTCGACGAGTACACGGACGAGACCGACTTCTTCGAGGCGCTCCACATGTTCACGCCCGAGGGCGTGGCCTCCTTCGAGGCGGCCTATCCCGATGCGCCGGGCGTCGACTACTTCTCCATCGCGGGGCGGTCATCCGGGGCTGGCGCCGGCGTGTCCGTCTGCCAGGTGCCCGGCGGCGCGCCGGAGTTCATCTCGCGCTGGGACGGTGAACGTGACCCGCTGGTGGAGCTCGCCATCGCCGAGCCGCTGGTCTCGCCCTTCGGCGTGATGGTTCACGATGGCGTGGTGCCGACCCACGCACAGAAGCACGGCGCGTTCCTGGGCTGCATCCCGGCCGACCACCTGGACGAAGTGGGCCAGCTCTTCGGCGATGGCCCCGGCACGCACGTGATCTGGGGCAAGAACGACTTCGACTATCAGGAGTTCTTCGTGGGCCTGGCCGACCACATCCGCGCCGAGGGCTACTGA
- a CDS encoding VWA domain-containing protein yields the protein MAQKHRTSSPVLSISLLVGLATASVGCGSGLNVNLVDGTHAQPSNVAMFFTVDDAEGEPVGGLAAESFVIYEDDQRVSPSESQQTIINQEVAAEHFTLLLVDMSGSVTESDWVPAITAAATEFTAAVEAQQQVGVYAFDGSEEIFEMQPFRRNRDTPAQGVARLGSFQTRDPSTNLNGALVQAAATLTAAMATSEAPLRFGTIVVFTDGTDRAARVSQDDAVDALEDGDFDVFAIGVGSEIAPEVLGDIGISGYVLIEDTASLTQAFTTIGERIVGQTRRFYLLSYCSPARAGTHEVRVEANQGELSGDATYSFDATGFGPDCDPNRPPAFEAASDQPRPRTARRGGAIRLEVRAE from the coding sequence ATGGCCCAGAAACACCGCACTTCGTCTCCCGTTCTCTCGATCTCGCTGCTCGTTGGCCTCGCCACCGCGTCCGTCGGCTGCGGCTCCGGGCTGAACGTCAACCTCGTGGACGGGACCCACGCCCAGCCCAGCAACGTGGCGATGTTCTTCACGGTCGACGACGCCGAGGGTGAGCCCGTGGGCGGCTTGGCGGCCGAGAGCTTCGTCATCTACGAGGACGACCAGCGCGTCTCGCCCAGCGAGAGCCAGCAGACCATCATCAACCAAGAGGTCGCCGCCGAGCACTTCACGCTCCTGCTGGTGGACATGAGCGGCAGCGTCACCGAGAGCGACTGGGTGCCGGCCATCACCGCCGCGGCCACCGAGTTCACGGCGGCTGTCGAGGCCCAGCAGCAGGTGGGCGTCTACGCCTTCGATGGCTCGGAGGAGATCTTCGAGATGCAGCCCTTCCGCCGCAACCGCGACACCCCGGCGCAGGGCGTGGCTCGTCTCGGCAGCTTCCAGACGCGTGACCCGTCCACGAACCTGAACGGCGCGCTCGTGCAGGCCGCCGCCACCCTGACCGCCGCCATGGCCACCAGCGAGGCGCCGCTGCGCTTCGGCACCATCGTGGTCTTCACCGACGGCACCGACCGCGCGGCGCGCGTGTCGCAGGACGACGCCGTGGACGCCCTCGAGGACGGCGACTTCGACGTCTTCGCCATCGGCGTGGGCAGCGAGATCGCCCCCGAGGTGCTGGGAGACATCGGCATCTCCGGCTACGTGCTCATCGAAGACACCGCCTCGCTGACGCAGGCCTTCACCACCATCGGTGAGCGCATCGTCGGCCAGACGCGTCGCTTCTACCTGCTGAGCTACTGCAGCCCGGCGCGCGCCGGCACCCACGAGGTGCGCGTCGAGGCCAACCAGGGCGAGCTGAGCGGCGACGCCACCTACAGCTTCGACGCTACGGGCTTCGGCCCGGACTGCGATCCGAATCGCCCGCCGGCGTTCGAGGCGGCTTCGGATCAGCCGCGCCCCCGCACGGCCCGGCGCGGCGGCGCCATCCGCCTCGAGGTGCGCGCCGAGTGA
- a CDS encoding response regulator — translation MSFAELLCGVATPVGIVEPQAGRMLIRAASSEFRCLTGTAGVAEPDLLHCTLRFEPDTLQRAMDAALGTLPPDAPSYAVPQGDFVAWSAGGVPHRVTVRRAAASGSEGPSFCLTAERYGIAASGGPRDQYFFGQMVESSPDIIAVIDRQYRHVYVNQAITEASGSPPEAFVGRDHYELGMPPEMAAYFQSVYREVFETGRAGSKEFVFPAPDGTLRSYNSRVVPLPDESGETRVLLSYARDITERRAAEATRFELERKLQETQRLESLGLLAGGIAHDFNNILTSILGMASLARQKATDATSASALHQIERASLKAAELCNQMLAYAGRGQTLKVQLDLAGLLHETRELLHGSVPKQVELRVSTKDAPLMAYVDRPQLQQVLMNLVLNAVESYGDAPGDVHVAVTRAPYVAAEWAAAVVAPDTTEGASLVCVEVRDHGPGMDSETLARIFEPFFTTKFAGRGLGLAATLGIVRGHGGGLSVTSAPGAGTTFRLALCESTVRHDVGVSATAAAQATAAGHVLIVDDEPAVRDATQLMVEALGYRVTSAPDGETALGHLSAPNAGYDLALLDLTMPRMDGFELLRRIRLQQPALPVVLMSGYVESDIRERAEAGADVVSVDFLQKPFVLEGLRSALAKAIDASSQ, via the coding sequence ATGTCGTTCGCTGAGCTGCTCTGCGGCGTGGCGACGCCCGTGGGCATCGTCGAGCCGCAGGCGGGGCGCATGCTCATCCGTGCGGCCAGCTCGGAGTTCCGCTGTCTCACCGGTACGGCGGGAGTGGCCGAGCCCGACCTGCTGCACTGCACGCTGCGCTTCGAGCCGGACACGCTGCAGCGCGCCATGGACGCCGCGCTCGGCACGCTGCCTCCGGACGCGCCCTCCTATGCTGTCCCGCAGGGTGACTTCGTGGCTTGGAGCGCAGGCGGGGTGCCCCATCGCGTGACGGTGCGGCGCGCGGCGGCGAGCGGGTCCGAGGGGCCGAGCTTCTGCCTCACGGCCGAGCGCTATGGCATCGCAGCCAGCGGTGGGCCCCGCGACCAGTACTTCTTCGGGCAGATGGTGGAGAGCTCGCCCGACATCATCGCCGTCATCGACCGGCAGTACCGGCACGTGTACGTGAACCAGGCCATCACCGAGGCGTCGGGCTCGCCGCCCGAGGCCTTCGTGGGCCGCGACCACTACGAGCTGGGCATGCCCCCCGAGATGGCGGCGTACTTCCAGTCGGTCTACCGCGAGGTGTTCGAGACGGGGCGAGCGGGCAGCAAGGAGTTCGTCTTCCCCGCCCCCGATGGCACGCTGCGCAGCTATAACTCGAGGGTGGTGCCGCTGCCCGACGAGAGCGGCGAGACGCGCGTGCTGCTGAGCTACGCGCGCGACATCACCGAGCGTCGCGCCGCCGAGGCCACCCGGTTCGAGCTGGAGCGCAAGCTGCAAGAGACCCAGCGCCTCGAGAGCCTCGGCCTGTTGGCGGGCGGCATTGCGCACGACTTCAACAACATCCTGACCAGCATCCTGGGCATGGCGTCGCTCGCGCGGCAGAAGGCCACCGACGCCACCAGCGCGAGCGCCCTCCACCAGATCGAACGCGCCAGCCTGAAGGCGGCCGAGCTGTGCAACCAGATGCTGGCGTATGCGGGGCGCGGCCAGACCCTCAAGGTGCAGCTGGATCTCGCGGGGCTGCTCCACGAGACGCGCGAGCTGCTCCACGGCAGCGTCCCGAAGCAGGTGGAGCTGCGCGTGAGCACCAAGGACGCGCCGCTCATGGCATACGTGGACCGGCCGCAGCTGCAGCAAGTGCTCATGAACTTGGTGCTCAACGCCGTGGAGTCCTATGGCGATGCGCCCGGCGACGTGCACGTGGCCGTGACGCGTGCGCCCTATGTGGCCGCGGAGTGGGCTGCCGCGGTGGTCGCTCCCGACACCACCGAGGGGGCATCGCTGGTGTGCGTGGAGGTCCGCGACCACGGCCCCGGCATGGACAGCGAGACGCTTGCCCGCATCTTCGAGCCGTTCTTCACCACCAAGTTCGCGGGGCGAGGCCTGGGGCTGGCGGCGACCCTCGGCATCGTGCGCGGGCACGGCGGCGGCCTGTCCGTGACATCGGCCCCTGGCGCAGGGACTACATTCCGCTTGGCGCTCTGCGAGAGCACCGTTCGCCACGACGTGGGCGTCTCCGCGACAGCCGCGGCGCAAGCCACCGCTGCCGGGCACGTGCTCATCGTGGACGACGAGCCGGCGGTGCGGGACGCGACGCAGCTCATGGTGGAGGCGCTCGGCTATCGGGTCACGTCGGCGCCCGACGGGGAGACGGCGCTCGGCCATCTGAGCGCGCCCAACGCGGGCTATGACCTCGCGTTGCTGGACTTGACCATGCCGCGCATGGACGGCTTCGAGCTCCTGCGGCGCATCCGTCTGCAGCAGCCCGCGTTGCCCGTGGTGCTCATGAGCGGCTACGTGGAGAGCGACATCCGCGAGCGGGCCGAGGCGGGGGCCGATGTCGTCTCGGTCGACTTCCTGCAGAAGCCGTTCGTGCTCGAGGGGCTGCGCAGCGCGCTCGCCAAGGCAATCGACGCGTCCAGTCAGTAG
- a CDS encoding NAD-dependent epimerase/dehydratase family protein, with protein MADVDTIGPRCLVTGGCGYLGRALVQRLLSLGCEVHTLDLAEAAPDPRARHFQGDLRDFASIAPAFEGVHTVFHSAALIATVEERFAQPALRRMAYAVNVVGTENVLRAARAAGVKALVHVSSINVVMDHAIDGGDETLPHATQAPDLYSRTKIAAERVALAADQPGGLRVCAIRPGGIWGPGRGGMMLDAMVAELAKGSFKATIGDGKTPLDNTHVDNVVDAALLAARALRTGRATWEVAPTSSPTGSASTPWSGSARWWRVWATRSRRCACRARSCCAWPPASKWRIASGPPCPPSRAAPSATSPRARTSPSSGRAASWATCRACAART; from the coding sequence ATGGCTGACGTCGATACCATCGGTCCACGCTGCCTCGTGACGGGTGGCTGCGGCTACCTCGGGCGCGCGCTCGTCCAGCGGCTGCTGTCCCTCGGATGCGAGGTGCACACGCTCGACCTCGCCGAGGCCGCGCCCGACCCGCGCGCGCGCCACTTCCAGGGCGACCTGCGCGACTTCGCCAGCATCGCACCCGCCTTCGAGGGGGTGCACACGGTGTTCCACTCGGCTGCGCTGATCGCCACCGTGGAAGAGCGCTTTGCCCAGCCTGCGCTGCGCCGCATGGCCTATGCCGTGAACGTGGTGGGCACCGAGAACGTGCTGCGCGCGGCGCGCGCGGCCGGTGTGAAGGCGCTGGTGCACGTGAGCTCGATCAACGTGGTCATGGATCACGCCATCGACGGCGGCGACGAGACGCTGCCGCATGCCACGCAGGCGCCGGACCTCTACTCGCGCACCAAGATCGCGGCGGAGCGTGTGGCGCTCGCGGCGGACCAGCCGGGCGGCCTGCGCGTGTGCGCCATTCGCCCCGGTGGCATCTGGGGGCCGGGGCGCGGCGGCATGATGCTGGACGCCATGGTGGCGGAGCTGGCCAAGGGCTCGTTCAAAGCCACCATCGGCGACGGCAAGACGCCCCTCGACAACACGCACGTGGACAACGTGGTGGACGCGGCGCTGCTGGCGGCCCGTGCGCTGCGCACCGGCCGGGCGACGTGGGAGGTCGCGCCTACTTCATCACCGACGGGGAGCGCTTCGACGCCATGGAGTGGTTCCGCCCGCTGGTGGAGGGTCTGGGCCACCCGTTCCCGAAGGTGCGCGTGCCGGGCGCGCTCATGCTGCGCGTGGCCACCGGCCTCGAAGTGGCGCATCGCCTCGGGGCCCCCGTGCCCACCATCACGCGCCGCTCCATCCGCAACCTCACCGAGGGCGCGCACTTCTCCATCGAGCGGGCGCGCCGCGAGCTGGGCTACGTGCCGCGCCTGCGCCGCGAGGACCTGA